Within Triticum dicoccoides isolate Atlit2015 ecotype Zavitan chromosome 1B, WEW_v2.0, whole genome shotgun sequence, the genomic segment CGTAACCTTCCATCAatacctccccccccccccttgattttAAGTGGGGTGGGGCCCGCCTTCTCTCTAACCCCAATCATAACCTGCCAGCTGTCTAATTACATAACATTATGTTAAACCATTCGTAGGTGTAGCATTGCTCATGCAGGGAAAAGGGCAGGCGTAGTTGTTGTGAGCCTCATGGCCTGGTTTATCGGCATTAAATTCGTGCATAACTACTGGCTCTAATCCAAGCATTATCTCCACGTTCGAAGCCGCCTTGGTCCATACGTTCTGGCTGAGGGGACCTAAAAACCCGGACGAAGGTAGTAGGATATATATTACATTTGCATGCATTATGCAGAAGCAACAAAAGAAAACTTCAGAGCAAGCATTGCAGTGGATAGAGTGTAGACAAAGAAGGTCCGTCTCTCACGTCGCCATGATCCTGTTCACCCCCACCCGCCAGACATGCACGACTCTAAAGAACTGATTTGCAGTAGATGGAGCGTAGACAAAGAAGGTTCATCTCTCACGTTGCCATGATCCAGTTCACCCCCACCCGCCAGCCATGCACAACTAAAGAACTTATTTGCAATCAGCTCGAACATCTTAACTCCCCATCTAAGGGTTTCTGGACTTTTCTGGTTTTTCTGCAAAAGTACCCAATCATTCAACCATCTGGCAATCATATTGATAGGAACACGAGGATCATTAATCTTGTTAATTATCAAATATTATGCTATTTCTTAATATCCAAATTGCCCACAGAACTACTGAGACACCAACCAACATCATGTGCCTTTCAGCTTTtgcaaaaaatgaagaaaaaaacataCATCAAACTCATGCATGTACCCGCAAAAAAAAATCATGCATGCTATCGGGAATATCAGTTAAACTGAAAGCACACTTTGGAATGTTCAATAGCATTTTGGAAACAGAACATTGCACATAAAATGTGTTGCGCAGACTCCTCTCCGCCACAGAAAATGGGCGCGCTCCAATCCGGCCTCTTCTAATCAGGTTGTCTTTTATCAGAATGTTGATCCCAAACACCAGCTACAAGAAAATTATAATTATAGAAAGCATTTTAACCTTCCATAGGAAAAAAATGGGAAAATTTTCTTCCGTCTTCATCAGTTTCATGGAATAAGATCTTTACTACAGTTTCAATATAAGTCCACGGTAAATTCCAGAGTTTTCTTTTTCGGGAAGTAAATTCCAGAGTTTCTAGATGCTGATCTGAAAACAAGAGTTCCCCGTGCAGATATGGGGTGAAATCGCCAAGAAAATTGCCACCCAGCTAATCAAGTCCATGCACTCAGTACTACCTAGATGCACACGTCCATTTCCCTGACGGCGCAGCTGACGCGCAAGACAGTTGTGGTGATTGATTGCCGGGGACAGACAGGGAACGGTCTATAACTCTATATGGATTGCTGAAAAAAACATCGCTGTTGGTGGATCGCCCAGATAGATTTTTCCACGCGCGGGCGCATGCATGATGCATGCACGCCGGTGAAAATTCTCGCACGGTAACGGATCGCCGATAGATCGTGTCCACACGGCTGCCGCGGAGACTTGTTGACTAGGCTGGTTGGAATTTCTACCCGTTCTTCTTCACGTGCATAGTTTCCCTGCAAGCGAGGTAAGGCGCCATGCAGAGGTCCATAAATTGTTGATCAGCAATGGAGCCGAACTCGAATGAAGAGGTGATCTGTCTTCTTTTACTTAATGGAGAGGAACAGGCGATGGTTTTTCATAGGATTATTCTATTTTTTCAGTCATGTAATGTCGATGTTTACTTGGCTTGTAAATGAATCTTTATTTTATTAATGAGACACATATATATTACTAAAAAGAAAGACTATTCTTAGAGCCGTCCGCTTCATCTTGGACAGTTCACGCGCGACGGGCTGCAGGATATTCCCGTGTGCCATTCTCTCCATATTGCATCCGAGGAAACGACACTAGCTTGCGGCCCACTGTGTCCAAGTGATCGATCGACCGTGATCTATTCCGGTCGCCGGACGAGTGGAATCGTGTGCGCGCTAGCTAGCTGGTCCGCTGACTCCGACGACCCGCTGCCGGTCCGCATCTAGAAGCGGGACACGCCACGACAGCCGCGCCATGCGCTGGTCAGTCAAACGTCACATGCAACGACCAGCCCGTGCACAAACGCAACCACGCGTCCACGTCGCGCGACCACGGCCGCCCTATAAAGGCCGCCCGCGCGCCACCTGCACCGGTGGCGCCGCCCGCCTTTTCCACCCCGGTCCCTCCCTCTCTTCTACATCCGGATCCGCCACCTCCACTGCGTTTTCCTACGGAACCACCTCGAAGCTCGACATCACGGCCGGCCGGAACGGAATTACGGAAGGACCCGTGGTTTCGCCGGTGTCTTTGCCGCAGGTGAGCCGGAGTTCTCCTCCGTTTCTCTCGTCCCCTATTTCTCGCCGGACGCCGGCCAAGTTGCCAATTATTGACTGTTACTGCACTTCAGTTTGCACCCTTTGCTTGTACGGCTACGCTTGCTTAATTAACCGGCTGTGTTGCTTCCGTCCGTGCTTGCAGAACAAGTCGATCCGATCCACGACAAGTCGCCGTCTTTGCCCACTTGGTTACAGAGAATTTTCAACCGCATGCAGTTTGATTCATGTGAACAAAGAGCGGCACCGAATCCAATCTAATCCGGTTGAAGACTTTCTCGCCGAGCTGGGCCGATCGACGGACATGGAGATGGACATGGAGGGGGGCTCGCAGCCGCAGCCGCAGGGCGCCTCGCTCTCGCCGGCGCCGTTCCTGATCAAGACGTACGAGATGGTGGAGGACCCGGCGACCAGCCGCGTCGTGTCGTGGGGCCCCGGCGGCGCCAGCTTCGTGGTGTGGAACCCGCCGGACTTCTCCCTGGACCTGCTGCCCAAGTACTTCAAGCACAACAACTTCTCCAGCTTCATCCGGCAGCTCAACACCTACGTCAGTTGCCCCACTCCATGTTTGATTTCGCAAAGAGTTTCTCCTGCCATTGTTACTGATTTCATATGCCGTCTCTCAGGGTTTTCGGAAGATCGACCCGGAGCGATGGgagttcgcgaacgacgacttcatcAGGGGCCACATGCACCTCCTCAAGAACATCCACCGGCGCAAGCCGGTGCACAGCCACTCACCGCAGAACCAGGTGAACGGGCCGCTGGCGGAGTCGGAGAGGCGCGAGTACGAGGAGGAGATCAGCAGGCTCAAGCACGAGAACGGCCTGCTCGTGGCAGAGCTCCAGAGGCAGGCACAGCAGCAGTGCGGGCTCAGCTGGCTGATGCAGTCGCTGGAGGACCGGCTGACGGCGATGGAGCAGCGGCAGGCGGACGTCGTGGCCTCCGTGCGCGACACCCTGCAGAGGAGACGGGGCGGCGTTCATCCAGGGCAGGAGACCATGATGCTGGAACTGGGGCCGACGGACCATTTCAGCAAGAAGAGGAGGGTTCCGACGATCGGTTTCTTCGTCGAGGAGCCCGCCGAGGAGCAGCGGGTGCCGCATCTGCGGGCGATGGGTGGTGAGACGCCGGGCATGGTCATGGTGAACGCCGAGCCCTTTGAGAAGATGGAGCTGGCCCTGGTCTCCATGGAGAAGCTCGTCCGGAGGGCCGGCGACTATGCGTCGTCCTCTGAAGACATgtacaacgccgccgccgccgctgcgcccAGCACCGATGATCCGGCTCATGCAGATCTGCAGGCGGCGCCAGTGGAGACCGGAGCAAATCTTCAGCCGTCTTCACCGGAGCTAGCGGAGTCTCCGGGTTACGCTGTCCAGAGTCCAATGCTACTATTCCCAGAAATTCACGAAGACAAGTGCAATACAACGGCCGAAGTCGACATGAGCTCCGAGGCCAGCACCACAGACGCTTCGCAGGACGAGACGACCGCCGAGGCCGAGGCCGAGACCGGAGTTCCCCATGAACCGGCCGTGGCGAACGATCTGTTCTGGGAGCGGTTTCTCACGGACACGCCCAAGCCGCTAGCCGTCGAGGAAAGCCATGGACCCGAGGACGATGTGAAGACCGGCCTAGACTGCTACTGGTTCGGTCACCGGAACAACGTTGATCAGATCACCGAGCAGATGGGGCACCTCGCTTCTGCTCAGAAGACCTGATGGCTGGCCTACCATTTCCGCTCGTGTATAGCCCATCTGTAAATTATAGTTTAGCCTAGCCTGTCTCACATGCCCTCAGACTCTACAAGCATCTCCCTTTCAGATATAGTATTGTACAGTATATAGCTCCTCGTCACACACTCTGTACATTTGTAAATTAGTCGCAGATATACAATTTTGAAGTCCGGTGCCCTGACTTGTTGTGTGTATGCTTCTTCCTGGTGACCCGAGTAATAGCATTAACAAACTTGTATTGCGGCTGCCTAATCATATGCTTCGGAAGAAGAGGAAAACATGCGTTGAAAGAACGTGATTCAGGTTTTTTTAAATGTGGTCACGAGAATCTAGAATGCCTCCTTTTCTGACTTCTAACTCAAGTACTCATTTAACCATTTAGACCTACAGATTGCTCTGGTTAAAGTGTTAATATTACCACCTATAACCAAACGGTGACACTGATTGAAGCGATGGCTATAAAGcgaactaagagcatctccaacagccgcgctaagcgccgcgcgcaaaaaacctgtttgCCGCGCGCGCTTCGGCTGATTTAGCGCGGCCgcgagcgctggctccagcagccgcgctataatgcagcgcgcgcgcgccgctccagcagcgcgcaaaaataCAGCACGCGTGACTCGCCGGGCGCGCGTGAAAATGAGTTTGAAACAATTatcaaaatgcaatgaacatgtgaaatttgtCACAAACATTTTCCAACCAAGTTCATGCCcataagttcatccaaccaagtacAAAATGCAAACTAAAAGTTCATACCCACAAGACATAAATGAAAGATACATCAAACAtcttcctcgtcttcttcatcatcttccgaagacgattcttccgcctccgaagatgaatcttcctccctatCCTCATCACGCATCGCCttcgcgccgccggagc encodes:
- the LOC119349136 gene encoding heat stress transcription factor A-4d-like; this encodes MEMDMEGGSQPQPQGASLSPAPFLIKTYEMVEDPATSRVVSWGPGGASFVVWNPPDFSLDLLPKYFKHNNFSSFIRQLNTYGFRKIDPERWEFANDDFIRGHMHLLKNIHRRKPVHSHSPQNQVNGPLAESERREYEEEISRLKHENGLLVAELQRQAQQQCGLSWLMQSLEDRLTAMEQRQADVVASVRDTLQRRRGGVHPGQETMMLELGPTDHFSKKRRVPTIGFFVEEPAEEQRVPHLRAMGGETPGMVMVNAEPFEKMELALVSMEKLVRRAGDYASSSEDMYNAAAAAAPSTDDPAHADLQAAPVETGANLQPSSPELAESPGYAVQSPMLLFPEIHEDKCNTTAEVDMSSEASTTDASQDETTAEAEAETGVPHEPAVANDLFWERFLTDTPKPLAVEESHGPEDDVKTGLDCYWFGHRNNVDQITEQMGHLASAQKT